The nucleotide sequence aaataatggaaCACGGTCAATAATCTTTTGATAATTAACCTTCTTCTATTTAAGAGGATAACACGTTCAAATAAGTGCTAAAATCAATAATAGGGAGATGGATACCAAGTCAAAActagttttttaataaaatgtctTTCTATAATTTTCACTTAAAGAcactaaattttttgaaatatacacaAAATTTACCCAATATTGAACCATTACAACATTTGTGACCACCAGCTCTATATTCTATTACCCCCAAGTATGATAGttactttgacaaaaaaaagtagatttaattgcacttttggacccctatcttttcaaaagttgcggttatggacccctaactaatttaaatacaaaacagccccctatgttttgattttttggcagtttgggacccccagtccattgttgactcggtcaacgctgacatggcaccctaagtgaggtgccacgtgttaatttttattttttttgccttgggggtccaaaactgctaaagaatcaaaacatagggggctgttttgtatttaaattaattaggggtccataaccgcaacttttgaaaagataggggtccaaaagtgcaattaagccaaaaaagtaTGAAAGTTACGATTTGTCACCTAAACTTACCAAAATCAAGTTATACACCCATATCTATTTCAAATTTAACATAAGCAATGTAAGCTCTTGATATAGAGTTCCAGTAGCTACTTCCATTGGAATTAGTATTATAAAGATGCAAATATAACGTGATTGAGcatatttatttcataataaaGATATAAACATTCTGCATAAATGGCCCAATGCACTTCAAAAGAAGCATGCTGCAAACAAAACTAAGGCTAAATCTCCATGCTACTACAATTTCTAGGATATTGCTATCTATATGATCTCATCATGTAGACTGTATTTCTGCTTAAAAATGTCCACAAATTCTTGGAGCTTTACGACAGTAGCCAAAGGCAAGGTTGACATGTGGAGAAGAATATCTACTACAGGTTTTGATGTTTCAGCAAAGAGAACTTTCTCCTTCTTTGTGTCAATGATAAGCGTCATGGTTAATTTGGACTTGGAGGAGGAAGGTAAAGCCATTTCCAAGTTTGAAATATGGAGATAGGTCAAAAACACGCGAGAGGCTGCAAGATTTGCACAATTTCGATGTAACCTAATGTAACTGACCAAGTTTTTTGTCGTTGAAATAggaatcaaaacaaacaaatgtaACTGCCGCCAGCTATGTCGATAATACAAGTTTAAATTTTACCGAGTATACCTCCACAAATATTGCCAACTGAATtcagagaaaaaaattattatgtttgtaaaattactattttgttCTAGGCATACTTTGCAAGGATATAATCCAATGTTATAGTTGCATACTTTGCAAGCAGAGAATCCAAtattataagttaaaaaaactactttctaTGTTGAGGTTCacgttttcaatttaatttgataaCGATCGTTATAATTCTATTGTATTTACAGGCATTGTTACTCATTTTAACACAATAGACTAGAGTGAGCAATTGTTAGGAGAAAACCATGCATATTGACATGTATATTCACTTCCACCCAAGTGAAACAATTCAGAGGGGAATATTTTTCTCATATCTGTAAATTTTGAAAAGgacaatgaaaaaacaaaattaatttatgagGTCAGTGTACGTATTGGCCAGGTTTTAATAAACACCGACATAATATATATCCATAGTTTTGTATGTTAGAGAAAAAGACGAGGAAGAGCAAAAGAAGCAGAAGCAACTCTCAACAGGCCCCTGCTAAGGACCGAACAGAATAGccaaaactatttttgaaaCATATCTCAATCTCAGTCATCTTGCTTTGGTGAGAGAAGGCTGCATACATATTGCATTTCAGCCAGCCAACTTATGGGTTAGCCAACTTCTCATCCTCCACGGGCTCGTGCGTCCCCACGCCCTTGCCCGCAGATCAAGCTATTTTCCATTTCCCATCAACAGAATTGACCGATTAGAGTCTTATTCCAAAGTCCAAACTCTAGTTCCTGCTATGAAAATGTTGTGTACCCTGAGATTATCAAAACAAGACATAAGTGGACCTATGAGCCTCATAACTAgaccttttcaattttcatgtcCAATTCTCTTCCGAAATTGAGAACTTCAAATGTTCCTTCATAAATAATTTGGATTGTGACCCAAAGGTATATCCAAGAATGATCCCTTAACAAAATATTTGGCTTTGAGAACACGAGAAACCGAAGCTTTAACGTTGGCTAACAACTTCTAACCTTGCTTCCACCATGGCTAAGTTATAGGCATCAAGGTGTCTGGATTCTGAATCTCATTGCCGCATTTTAAATTATGTAGATTTATCAAACATTAaatagttttcaattttcattcaaaagtAAAACTTaatctttttccttttcagCACAAGCAAAAGAAGTAGTTTATTTAGACAGTATATATCAAGGTCCTTGTTAGCATAAGGAGAGCCAAAAAAAGAAGtatgaacaacaacaacatctgtGACCACCAAAATACTAGTTCTCCCCCACTGATATAGAGTTCCAGTAGCTACACTTGTTGCAAATATTATAAGGAGAGCAGCTTTTACTCCcccactgttttttttttttttttaaatcacacTCCTCCAGATTTATCAATCTAgatgagataaaaaaaacacatttttcttGCATCTGAATGGGTTAATCCGAAAAAAACTGATACATCTTCGTGATCCAGATGGATAAATCCTGGCAGGATCAATTTTTAAGAATCGTGAAGGGATGAAAAACAAGCACTTTATTATGAGATATACCTGGGGTCATGGGTTACAATGCAGATATAATATGCTAGAGCATTATAACATAAAGAGCAAAgcattctttcataaaaaaacagagaaaagcATTCTAGTCTACATGAATAGCCCCATGCATTCCCAGAAGCACCCTGCAAACAAAACAAAGACGAAGTTTTCCTACCGCTATATTCCAAGTTCAGTGATAATTATTTATGATTTGGAATCACAGTAGACCAAATACTTACAATATATTGGGGGACAGTTcatcaaaatttcattcaaaacatGGCAGAAATCACCACAAACAAATTAGGTagccaaaacaaaaacaaaatgttagACATCTTCACATTTTGTagctaaaaacataaaagattCGTCAATTGGTCGCATATATATCTCTCAACATTCCTTCTTGATGAAAACACTAGTTAAAACCATCTTTGTCTGCAGAGAAGCCTTCAGCATCTTGATACcctattagaaagaaaaaaaaaaagcatgtcaatctaacaaattaaatacatccaataatatttataaaattaaaatgcaaagcagaattttgaagaaaaacacTGAAATTCTTATTGTGGTATCTAGTATTTGTTCAAAAGGTTTTGTAATAAAATATTGACATGTTAGATGAAAAAATAGGTAGAAGTTTCAAGAGACCGGATTGGATTTttttgatttgttatttaatataGGGCTCACTTCATTAGATGACTCCTATTGTACTAGTTTGATTGATCCATTCTTAGtctgatatattttattttattttaaacagaGAAAAGAATATATTAACTGGACTTGCGACAGACGAATACAACCAGAACAGTTCCGTATATAAGCAGAAATTTGCAACCTACACCACCAGAGGCTAAGAACAATATCAATACCTAAAAGCTAAAACTCTACCAAATTCCAATGagtgaaacaaaacaaacacaaaacagcataaaaaaacaagaatcGGCCAACTACAGAACCCACGCCAGACTCTCTACGGCATAAAAACAAGGCATTGATAACTCCAAACTACACCAGGCAGCAGCTTGAAAGAACACCCCTGCAGAAACACACCAACCTGCCAACCCAACACCAGCCTCCCTTAAACACTCAAAAACCGCGACCCAAATAGTTGAATGCCAAATTAGTATAAAAAACCCTTCAAAGCTTCTTATTTCTACCTTCCCCATGCAACCAAACcaaataaatttacaaatttGGTGGAGTCAATAAATTAAGCCCAGGCCAACGAAACACAACCAAACTCTTGAAGCAACCTCACAATGCAAGATACATGACACACAGTTTCCTCCCTATCTTCACAAAGAACACAAACTGTAGAACTTTCCGGATCTATTACTTTGCGCCAAGCTAAATTTCTTCCTGTTGGTATACGGTCTAGAAGTGGTTTCCAAGAGAAAGCAAGCGTCAGACTCTTCCACAAGAAACTAAACACTTGTTCTGCCACTATGTCCAAATTCTCTTCCAACACCACCAACCCCTCTAACAATCTATATTTTGATTTCACCGTAAACTCTCCACCATCTTCCGCCCTCCACCCCCAAGAATCCTCCTCTTCCAACCACCAACTCCATAAGATTTTTAAGAAGCTCCACCTCCCAATCAAACAACACTCACCACCAAGAGAACAACCAATTCACCTCTAGTCTAGACCTCCCACCCTCCTAATATCTGACACTTTTATATCTTTTGAtcagaaatgaaagaaaagatgAGGACATTAATCACAAAGTGGGGTCTTTCCAACCCAACAGTCCTTCCAAAATTTAATCCTCTGACTATTTCCAACCTTCCTAATCACCTCCCCTTTTAACTAATTTGAGCCCACCGCCACTTCCAACGAGTCTAAGTCCTTTCACCATGTCTAAGCGTAATTAGGCCAAGAGACACTACCCCAATCCACCAAGCTTCCAATATTCTCCCCATATTCCCCCTAATAGTCTAATTGACGAGGAGATTTATGTATCATATCCGATTAACaaatctttttaaaaagatttaagATTTTTGCATATACCAAGTTAAATGTTActccattaaactttgaaaaCAACATGTAATTATGAACACAAAATTTCTACAAAAATAACAACTAAAAAGGAACAGACGAACACAATTAGAATTCAACGGCATACAAGATATACTAAAAATTAGATATAAAACACATGAAAATACAAGTGGCAATACTTACCTCATCCAGCCCCAATTCAACCACCATTTCTTGCAAGACACCAATCTCGTTGATATTAAACTTGTTTCTAAGTAAAGAAACCATTGATATAGCTGAACTCAAGGGTTGAATAACTAAATCATCCATCACCAAGAAAGTTACATCATCTTTCACGAACCCATTCTTAATCAAGATGTTTTCTTCAACATCCTTTGTCTTAAGCTCAAAATGTGAACGGCGGTTCATAGCTATGTTGCACCGAGAACAAATAGTTTTTTCATCACATGTGACCTCTACACCACATCTATTTGGGCAGGCATAGTACAAAGTAGATCCTATGTATTCCTCCTCCTCTTCGTCCTCATAATCATCCTCGTCctcatcatcttcctcatccttgtcctcctcctcctcttcgtcctcatcatcatcctcgtcctcatcatcttcctcatcctcgtccttctcctcctcctcatagtcctcatcatcttcatcatcctctttGTCCAACTCGGCCACAAGAAGAAATTCAGATAAAGATGATATGGAAGATTCATCATTGCCATCGATTGTGGGCAAAAGATTACAGAATTCATTTGAAGAGATGGAAGCGGTTGGATTTAAGAGAAGATTCTTGGATTGTTCTTGATGCATGAATTTCTcatcaagatcttcaacactttgataaatgtttcctatgctACCAACCATGTCATTGTTGCCCAGGAGTTTAACTACAGTAGCAAGAGGCAAGCCTAGCATGTGGAGAAGAAAATCTACTACGGATTTTGATGCTTCAGCAAAAACAACTTTCTCATTCTCTGTGTCTATCAGAAGTTTCAGCGTGAATTTGGAGTTGGAAGCCATTTTGAAATATTAGGTCAAAAACAGAAGATTGAAGTTTCTTTGTGGctattcattcatctcaatgcAGTTATATAC is from Medicago truncatula cultivar Jemalong A17 chromosome 1, MtrunA17r5.0-ANR, whole genome shotgun sequence and encodes:
- the LOC120577914 gene encoding putative uncharacterized protein YGR160W, translating into MASNSKFTLKLLIDTENEKVVFAEASKSVVDFLLHMLGLPLATVVKLLGNNDMVGSIGNIYQSVEDLDEKFMHQEQSKNLLLNPTASISSNEFCNLLPTIDGNDESSISSLSEFLLVAELDKEDDEDDEDYEEEEKDEDEEDDEDEDDDEDEEEEEDKDEEDDEDEDDYEDEEEEEYIGSTLYYACPNRCGVEVTCDEKTICSRCNIAMNRRSHFELKTKDVEENILIKNGFVKDDVTFLVMDDLVIQPLSSAISMVSLLRNKFNINEIGVLQEMVVELGLDEGIKMLKASLQTKMVLTSVFIKKEC